AGCGCGCAGGCCCTTCCGCTGGGGCAGCGGATGGCGTCGAGGCCAGACACGAAAACGGACAGAGCAAGCCGGCCAACGCCAGTAGCAACTCTTGCCCAGTGCCAACGTTGCCCCCCCCCTACCCCGCTGGGGTAGGGGGGCTGGGGGGGTGGGGAAAAGCAACCTAGCCACCTTGCTTATCACAATAAGTGTCTTTACCATAGAAAAACTATGTCCCTCACCGAAACCGAAGCCGCCCTGCTCGCCCTCATCCGTGCGGCACCCCAGGCCACCCCCGAGGAACTGGCCCGCCGCCTCGGCTCTACCCGCGCCGCTGTGAATGTCCACGTCGGCAATCTGGTAAAGAAAGGCGCCCTGCTCGGCCGGGGCTACCTCCTCCCGCCTGACCTCGGCCCCACCCGGATGGTCGTGGTCGGCGGCGCGAATGTGGACGTGAAAGCCCGCACGCTGGCGTCAGCACTGCCAGGCACCAGCAACCCTGGCGTGACCACCCAGGCCCCCGGTGGCGTGGCCCGCAACGTGGCCGAGAACCTGGCGCGGCTGGGCGTGCCGGTCACGCTGGTGTCGGCGGTGGGGCGCGACGCCCTGGGCGACTGGTTGCTGCGGCAGACCGAGGCGGCGGGTGTGGATATCCGGCAGGTGCTGCGTGCGCCGGATGTCGCCACAGGCACGTATACGGCTGTGCTGGACGACAGCGGCGAGTTACTGGTGGCCGTAGCGGCCATGGCGGCCACCGACGCCCTGACCCCCGCCGCGCTGCAAGAACGGCGCGGCACCCTGCGCGGCGCAGGCTGGGTGGTGGCCGACGGCAACCTGACGGCGCCCGCCCTGGCCCACCTGCTGACCCTGGCCGCCGAGGCCGGCGTGCGGGTGGTGTTCGAGCCGGTCAGCGTGCCCAAGGCCGCCCGCCTGCGCCCAGCCCTGGCGGCTGGCCTGCCCCCTTACGCCGTCACCCCCAATGTCGCCGAGTTGGGCGCGCTGCTGGGCCGTGAGGTGCCGGACGAGCCCCAGGCTCTGCGGGCGGCGGCGGCCGAACTCCACGCTGCGGGCATCACCCTGGTGTGGGTGCGGCGCGGCGCCCAGGGCAGTTTTCTTTCGGCCCCAGACGGCGAAGATAGCCTCCCCGCCCTGCCCGCCCAGGTGCGTGACGTAACAGGCGCCGGCGACGCCATGCTGGCCGCCTTCCTGGCTGGCCTGGCCGCTGGCCTGCCCCCGGCCGAGGCCGCCCGCCACGGCCACGCCGCCGCCGCCCTGACCCTGGAAAGCGACCTCGCTGTCTCCCCCACCCTGACTCCGGCCGCCATCCGCGAGCGCGCCGCCCTGACCCCCAAGGAGTCCCCATGACCACCCCCATCCCTTTTCACCCCGGAGCCGCCACCTACCTTGACCTGCACCCCGAAGTCGCCGCCGCCCTGAAAGAAGGCCGCGCCGTCGTGGCGCTGGAAAGCACCATCATCAGCCACGGCATGCCCTTTCCCCAGAACGTCGAGATGGCGCGCGGCGTGGAAGAGGTCGTGCGCCAGCAGGGCGCCGTGCCCGCCACCATCGCGGTGCTGGGCGGCCGCCTGAAGGTGGGCCTGACCGAGGGTGAACTGCACCTCCTGGCCACCGACAAGGGCGTGGAGAAGGTCAGCACGCGCGACCTGCCCGTCACCGTCGCACTGGGCAAACACGGCGCGACCACCGTGGCCTCCACCATGCGGATTGCCGCGCTGGCGGGCATTCGCGTCTTTGCCACTGGCGGCACGGGCGGCGTTCACCGGGGGGCTGGACAGAGCATGGACATCAGCGCCGACCTGCTGGAACTGGCCCAGACCAACGTATGCGTGGTCAGTGCCGGGGTCAAGAGCATTCTCGACATCGGCCTGACGCTGGAGGTCCTGGAAACCCAGGGGGTGCCCGCCATCACGCTGGGCAGTGAGGAGTTTCCGGCCTTCTATTCACGCCAGAGCGGCTTCGCCTCGCCCCTAACGGTCCAGACTGCAGAAGAGGCGGCCCGCGTCTTGCAAGCCAAGTGGGCCCTAGGCCTGTCCGGCGGCGTGCTGCTGGCCAATCCCATTCCCGAGGCCGCCGAGATTCCCGCCGCCGAGATTGGCGCGCACATTGACCAGGCCCTGACCGACATGGATGCGCTGGGCCTGACTGGCAAGGCCACCACGCCCTACCTGCTGGGCCGCGTGGTGGAATTGACAGGCGGGCGCAGCCTGGAGACCAACATCGCCCTGGTGCGTCACAACGCGGCGGTGGCGGCCCAGGTGGCGGTGGCCTACGCTGAGCTGACCCGGACCACCACAGGCTGAGGGCAAAAGCAGGAGGGGCGGCGGTCTGACTTCTCCGCCGCCCCTCCCCTTGCGGCGTTATCCCCTGGCCCGGCGGCCTAGCAGTCGGCCGAGACCCCCCAGCGCCGCCAGCACCAGCACCCAGCCTTTTTTCAGGAACAGCAGAGCGCCGGCCAGCAGGCCCACCTTCTTGGCCGCCGCCACCCCCAGCAGGCCGGCAAGGCCGTAGGTCGCCACCTTGTCCGTCCCCGAATTGAAGTCCTCGTAGCGTGCGCCCGGCGTAAACGACACCTGCTTGAGCACTGCGGCCATGTCGCGCTTGATCTGCGGCAGTTGAGCCATTCCGGCCACGGCGTTCAGTTCCAGCACGTTGTCACGGCCCAGCACGCGTACGGCGTAATTCAGGGTGTGGTCGCCCGGGCTGTCACTGAAGGTCAGTTCCTTGGCCCAGTACATCTTGTGGGTGGCCGCGTCGTAACGGGGCTGATCGGCCCAGCCCACCAGGCTCACAGTGCCAAAGCCGGCTTCCTCGCGCGCCTGATTGTCCTCGGCGGTGGCGGCCTGCATGGTGCGCATCAACTCGTCGTACTTGATGCCGGCTGCGTCTTGGTCCGAGACGTGACCGTCTTTGCTCTCGGTAATCACCACGCCCCAGCCCTGCTTGGTGCTGGGGTCCAGGCCAGCGGGAACAATCATGCCCAGCACGTCCTCGGCGGCCTCCGGGGGGTTGCCCCACTGGGACACGATGACCTGCTGGGCGCCCGCGGCGTCCAGGTAGCGCAGGCCCGCGCCCGTGTTCAGCTGGGCCTTGCCGCCCAGCAGGCTCACCTGACCGGTTTGATACCGCAAAGGGGCCTCCGCCTCCTGGGCCCCTGCCACCGACAGCCCACCCAGACCCAACATGACCACCACTTTCTTCATCATGTTCTCAGCTTAGGGAGCGTTGACCGGAGACATTGCCACACTTGCGGTGTCCCCCACCGGGGGCAGGACCCTGGCCGCAGAGTGTCCCCGACACAGGAACGCGCCGCTTTTGCGCCCAGAGGCCGGTGGTACGCTCAGAGACGCTATGGATTCTTACGACGTGTTGGTCATCGGCGGCGGCCCAGCAGGCTACGTGGCCGCCATTCGCGCCGCGCAGCTGGGCTTTAAGACGGCCTGCGTGGACGCCTTCGAGCGGGGCGGCAAGGCCTCCCTGGGCGGCACCTGCCTGAACGTGGGCTGCATTCCCAGCAAGGCCATGCTCGATTCCAGCGAGAAGTTTGAAGTCATGCAGCACGACTTTGCCGACCACGGTATCAACGTTCAGGGCGCTACCATTGACCTGGGCAAGATGCTCGGGCGGAAGGCCGCCGTGGTGGACAAGCTGACGGGCGGCGTGGCTTACCTGTTCAAGAAGAACAAGGTGACTTCCTTCTTCGGGCTAGGGCGCCTCGTGCGCCAGGACGAAGGCGGCTGGGTCGTGGACGCCGCCGGCATCGAGGTAAAAGCCAAGCACGTCATCGTGGCGACGGGCAGCAGCCCCCGCGCGCTCCCGCTGGCCCCCTTCGGCCGTCATGTGGTGGACAACAGTGGCGCCTTGGCCTTTGAGGAAGTCCCAGGCCAACTGGGCGTGATTGGCGCCGGCGTGATTGGTCTGGAACTGGGCAGCGTGTGGCGCCGCCTGGGCGCCCAGGTGACGGTGCTTGAAGCCCTCCCCGGCTTCCTGATGGCCGCCGACGA
The DNA window shown above is from Deinococcus betulae and carries:
- a CDS encoding pseudouridine-5'-phosphate glycosidase; translation: MTTPIPFHPGAATYLDLHPEVAAALKEGRAVVALESTIISHGMPFPQNVEMARGVEEVVRQQGAVPATIAVLGGRLKVGLTEGELHLLATDKGVEKVSTRDLPVTVALGKHGATTVASTMRIAALAGIRVFATGGTGGVHRGAGQSMDISADLLELAQTNVCVVSAGVKSILDIGLTLEVLETQGVPAITLGSEEFPAFYSRQSGFASPLTVQTAEEAARVLQAKWALGLSGGVLLANPIPEAAEIPAAEIGAHIDQALTDMDALGLTGKATTPYLLGRVVELTGGRSLETNIALVRHNAAVAAQVAVAYAELTRTTTG
- a CDS encoding DUF2167 domain-containing protein; the protein is MMKKVVVMLGLGGLSVAGAQEAEAPLRYQTGQVSLLGGKAQLNTGAGLRYLDAAGAQQVIVSQWGNPPEAAEDVLGMIVPAGLDPSTKQGWGVVITESKDGHVSDQDAAGIKYDELMRTMQAATAEDNQAREEAGFGTVSLVGWADQPRYDAATHKMYWAKELTFSDSPGDHTLNYAVRVLGRDNVLELNAVAGMAQLPQIKRDMAAVLKQVSFTPGARYEDFNSGTDKVATYGLAGLLGVAAAKKVGLLAGALLFLKKGWVLVLAALGGLGRLLGRRARG
- a CDS encoding carbohydrate kinase; translated protein: MSLTETEAALLALIRAAPQATPEELARRLGSTRAAVNVHVGNLVKKGALLGRGYLLPPDLGPTRMVVVGGANVDVKARTLASALPGTSNPGVTTQAPGGVARNVAENLARLGVPVTLVSAVGRDALGDWLLRQTEAAGVDIRQVLRAPDVATGTYTAVLDDSGELLVAVAAMAATDALTPAALQERRGTLRGAGWVVADGNLTAPALAHLLTLAAEAGVRVVFEPVSVPKAARLRPALAAGLPPYAVTPNVAELGALLGREVPDEPQALRAAAAELHAAGITLVWVRRGAQGSFLSAPDGEDSLPALPAQVRDVTGAGDAMLAAFLAGLAAGLPPAEAARHGHAAAALTLESDLAVSPTLTPAAIRERAALTPKESP